A genomic segment from Lagenorhynchus albirostris chromosome X, mLagAlb1.1, whole genome shotgun sequence encodes:
- the LOC132513911 gene encoding polyadenylate-binding protein 1-like 2 isoform X1: MHVLACYRMASLYVGDLHPEVTEAMLYEKFSPAGPILSIRICRDKITRRSLGYAYVNYQQPVDAKRALETLNFDVIKGRPVRIMWSQRDPSLRKSGVGNVFIKNLGKTIDNKALYNIFSAFGNILSCKVACDEKGPKGYGFVHFQKQESAERAIDAMNGMFLNYRKIFVGRFKSHKEREAERGAWARQSTSADVKDFEEDTDEEATLR; this comes from the exons ATGCATGTGCTAGCATGCTACAGA ATGGCTTCGCTGTACGTGGGCGACCTGCACCCTGAGGTGACGGAGGCAATGCTGTACGAGAAGTTCAGCCCAGCCGGGCCCATCCTCTCCATCCGCATTTGCAGGGACAAGATCACCCGCCGCTCGTTGGGCTATGCGTATGTCAACTACCAGCAACCGGTAGACGCCAAGCGGGCCCTGGAGACCCTGAACTTTGATGTCATCAAGGGCAGGCCAGTTCGCATCATGTGGTCCCAGCGGGACCCCTCGCTCCGCAAGAGCGGGGTGGGCAACGTCTTCATCAAGAACCTGGGCAAAACCATCGACAACAAGGCGCTGTACAACATCTTCTCGGCGTTCGGCAACATCCTCTCCTGCAAAGTGGCCTGCGACGAAAAGGGGCCCAAGGGCTACGGGTTCGTGCACTTCCAGAAGCAGGAGTCCGCCGAGCGGGCCATTGATGCGATGAATGGCATGTTCCTGAACTACCGCAAAATTTTCGTTGGGAGATTCAAGTCGCATAAGGAACGAGAGGCCGAAaggggagcctgggccagacagTCCACCAGTGCTGACGTCAAGGATTTCGAGGAAGACACCGATGAGGAGGCCACCTTGCGATGA
- the LOC132513911 gene encoding polyadenylate-binding protein 1-like 2 isoform X2: MGGGSGGNPDFPMASLYVGDLHPEVTEAMLYEKFSPAGPILSIRICRDKITRRSLGYAYVNYQQPVDAKRALETLNFDVIKGRPVRIMWSQRDPSLRKSGVGNVFIKNLGKTIDNKALYNIFSAFGNILSCKVACDEKGPKGYGFVHFQKQESAERAIDAMNGMFLNYRKIFVGRFKSHKEREAERGAWARQSTSADVKDFEEDTDEEATLR; encoded by the coding sequence ATGGGCGGGGGCTCAGGGGGGAATCCGGACTTTCCTATGGCTTCGCTGTACGTGGGCGACCTGCACCCTGAGGTGACGGAGGCAATGCTGTACGAGAAGTTCAGCCCAGCCGGGCCCATCCTCTCCATCCGCATTTGCAGGGACAAGATCACCCGCCGCTCGTTGGGCTATGCGTATGTCAACTACCAGCAACCGGTAGACGCCAAGCGGGCCCTGGAGACCCTGAACTTTGATGTCATCAAGGGCAGGCCAGTTCGCATCATGTGGTCCCAGCGGGACCCCTCGCTCCGCAAGAGCGGGGTGGGCAACGTCTTCATCAAGAACCTGGGCAAAACCATCGACAACAAGGCGCTGTACAACATCTTCTCGGCGTTCGGCAACATCCTCTCCTGCAAAGTGGCCTGCGACGAAAAGGGGCCCAAGGGCTACGGGTTCGTGCACTTCCAGAAGCAGGAGTCCGCCGAGCGGGCCATTGATGCGATGAATGGCATGTTCCTGAACTACCGCAAAATTTTCGTTGGGAGATTCAAGTCGCATAAGGAACGAGAGGCCGAAaggggagcctgggccagacagTCCACCAGTGCTGACGTCAAGGATTTCGAGGAAGACACCGATGAGGAGGCCACCTTGCGATGA